The Brassica napus cultivar Da-Ae unplaced genomic scaffold, Da-Ae ScsIHWf_270;HRSCAF=446, whole genome shotgun sequence genome segment tttgaaataaaaacaagaaaagataGTTGACTATACGAAGTATTGCCCATCACTGTAAACTAAAATAATGTATACCTAGCAATACGAAGTATGTATTATGTATGGTAACATCCCTCATCTTAATAatgttatgtagttaacatTATGAGTTTattttcattcatccaaaattGATGTAAATGCCAGAAACCATTTAAATCTCtcgtttttatcaattaaaatatgatatactTGACgataatttaactaaatataaaagttatataagatattattttattttggtttttaattatttcaatctGTTTTCTTATTAACTCTTAATAAAATTTCTGTAACTCGTTTGATTAGTTGTGTGAAATATACTTatttgatcaatttttattataaaacttatttgatcaatttaattttatttgtttgatataaaattatttaaataatgaattattttatttgtattttcataaacaaaattgcacccatttaaaaatgtatcaaataagtatatatcacacAATTAATCAAACGAATTACagtagttttattaaaatttcataagaaaatggattaaaataattaaaaacaaattacatagtatcttatataactttcatattcaatataataaaataatattattttatattttcaaatacactaaaataaaaatattaaaacactacttatcaaaaaatgttaaaacatattgattttctaaaatagattttgttaaaaatattcttacgCTTTTAAAATGTGGgttaaaatatcatttacttAAATTACGATCgtcatattttaattgatgaAACAAAGTATTAAACAGTTTTTAATATCCACATTAATTTTGGATGAACAAAACTAAATTCGTGATGTTAATTGTATAACATTATTAAATTAAGGAATGATATCATGCATAACATATATTTCGCTTAGTTAGTTTAATTTGATTAGTCATGTGATGACTAATACTCCATGTATtagtaattattttttctagaataaatagaatatataagcaaaatatatatataaggttcACAATATACATCTGATCTGGTTCTTGTGCCGTCTATACATAATTTAAAGTGGTAAACGCCACCTGCACGTAAgcgaaattgtttttattaaaccTTTTGTTTTTACCTAATTAAATAGCACCAATTTGGTGAACCTTTTGTCGTTTTTGAGGATTAAACTAAGTGTTGTACCCATTTTTTAGCAAAAACAAACGACATGCAACCTAATCTTTGAATAAAATGTTATCTTGTGTGTATAAAAATttgcaaaaataataaaataaaaagtcacTTATTTATAGATTTAGGTTATCGTGTAGTTATACACAGTTTGTCACTATTGAAAAAGCAAACGAAAACTCCAATAATACCTATAAATGTAATCAGGCTCAGCCCTGAAaaccttttttaaaatttgaattggAAGAACAAAAAAAGGGGATGTTAAGTGGTGTTAAACCTGTTACCTTTGAGTAGAATATTAACTACTTTGACACAAAACATAATCTGAATAAATTgcataaataaattaaagtaaGAGATACACATAGTTCAAAATCTTCTCTCAGAAAGAGTTCTGTCTTGTCTCTCCATAAATTCTCTAAGATAATTTAAAGCATCGCCTAAACAACGGCTCAAATAATAGTTAATATAGACACAAACATGTTTGAGACTTATTTATAAATGCTGAAGATTTTTGGATCAAAGTGCaatttttgaaactttgttaAAGACGCTAGTTGGCTTGGTCACaagggtgtcgatcgacaccaacctaAAGATCGACTCCGACGTTAGCTTTTCAACTTCGATTCTCTTCAAACTCCAAATTGCTACAGAATTTTCAGAGTCATCCAAAACATACTTAAACCTGCAAAGTCTGTGAAAAATACTTGAAACGTAATATAAAAACTCTAAATAGAACTTATATCATAGTCAAACTCATAAAAACCATGATATATCATCCCGGTTCCCAATATTTTAAACACCAAAAGATGActttttactctcttttttttgataatttttttaatgtaattatGAACTTCTTATGGTCAACTTTCTAGATATGGCTGATCAAGAAATATAGCGAAATTGGATGTGTTAGATTTTTTTGGATCAACCGAGCGGATTGCCTACTAAcactttattttcatttttgaccTAGATCTCTATCCTAGATATGTTGTTTTTGGCGcctttagattgtactcatatATACCATCAAGAACTTCCTTATGCTCAGTGATGATGTGTTTAAGTGTCTTCATTTAAGCCTCTATCAAGCGATAATTGTACTCATTCCATCAACTAGTGGTTGGCCGCGGGCATCTTTGATAAGTATCAAATTTCTAGCTATAAGAAAGTTTTGGTGTATTGATATGAGCACTTGGATCGTTTGCATCTAAGTTTCAAGTTAATCATTCTTAAGTCGATTTGTTTTATTGTGAACttatgttgtttgattataATCAGTATAGTAAATACTAAtcattttatatggtttttaaTAGTGCTTTTATGTTGAGGGATTATTTTTTTCGCCAACTttctttcttaaaaatatttctcaGCTTTCTACTTTTTTgtgttttaacaaaataaagatgataaaaataaagaaagcatAAATCTTTTTGTGGATGTTCATTTGGTTATTGTAAaatgttttggttttgtataAACTAACTTTAATGTATTTAATGTACTTAATGTActttaatatcttttattttttttttctcttcagttATGAAAATTCATAAAAGATATAGTACAAGTGGttagagaaaaacaaagaaatgattatcaacaaaagaagaaaagtgtAGAGATTAAGAGCATCATCTCCAACCCattgaaattttgtttataatagcATGTATAAGCAGTTTTACTCCAATGCATTGCTATTCGATCTtcttctaaaataatttttttacttttgtatttaAGAAGACAAAAAAGAAATCTCTGTTTTTAATACCGATGGTTTAACAGTTTCTGAAGAAAAGAACaggaaaatattttcaaactttaTCTGTACTgtggaattttttattttaaaagaaaaatagaaaaataccgATGGTTTAACTGTTTTTTTACAATGAACGATACTATTCAATTACTAAGATTTGAGGTGGTGTGGATAACCAAACCGTAATAGAACAAGCAATGTAACAaagttttcgataaaaagatcTTGCAATCTTAGCTAAAGAGTCCGAGCTCCATTTTGCGCTCTCGGAATGAGATATTTTGAAGTCCAAAAATATATCTGCAGCGTTTTTATCATCTCTAATTCTGTTACAAAACATGGTCGATGGTTTAACAGTTtgtgaagaaaaaaatcaacCGATACATATGATCTGCCGCTTTGGGCAGACCATCAACCTATAGATGAGTAAAAATGCACGCTTCATAAGGAAATACTCCACCCGCACGTAAATTGTTGTTTATTCCATAGTTTctacaccttttttttttaaataggacCAATTTGGTGGACTTTTGTCATTAGAGGATTCCAACTAAACGTTACatgttttttaaacaaaaaactaaCGACAAAAAAACACTGACAAGTTAAAATCTGAAAAACTACTAACTTTTTCTTCCTGTGGGTACGCGTAAGAGGTTCCATTTTCCAtgttttagaatatttaattGATATTAGCATTATGATTGATCAAGAAACGATTACTTGTTTCACTTTTTCTAATGGATAGATGTATGCTTACATTAGAATTTGTAACCTTGCGCGAGAcatttatttaagaaataatCAGCGCCACAAATACTAAAGGTCATACttggtaatattatatataacgaATCGGTCTTTATGAATTGGACTTACACAAGCAATCTTTTCTCTCTACTGTCGTCCTCTCTCACTTTCTATACGATGGCGGGAAACGGTAGTTTAGCGACTGTTCTAGGGCTAATTTTGGTGCTCACACTGTTCCATAACCCGATCACTGTTGCCGGACAAAGTATTCCGGCGGTGGCTTTATTTACGTTCGGTGACTCAAACTTCGACGCCGGAAATAAACAGAGTCTCACCAAAGCAAACGTTCCACAAGGTTTCTGGCCGTACGGAAAATCCAGAGACGACCCTAACGGCAAATTCTCAGACGGATTCATCGCTCCGGACTTCGTCGGTACGTTTAAAATCTTTATAACCGAAGTTAATCTCTTGAATTTACATGACCCCACTACTAGTGGGTATGGTGAGGTATTGCTACCGCACATGACTTCACTTTTAGAATAGTTTTTGACTTTTAGTCTCGTGAAATCCAATCTCCACGCTACAAACTAGGCATGGGTTTTGGCCGATTGGGTACCTTTGAAATGAAATAACCAAACGGAATATAACAAAATGAACCTAATTATAAATACCAAaatgtatatgtattttaattctGTTGTTAGTTCAGTTCTGATTCAATTTattatttcagatttaaaatatcttaattttggtATTCAGCTTTTTTGATTATTTGATAtccaaaatatgatatatatatagttttattcagttttcaaataaccaaatatctaaagatataatttataaataaaacatttaagatgtattttaacaattaataaaaatgtatgtaTTTTGTCTGTTCTGAatcgataaatattttaagtttattaaaatacattttgaaaatttaaatattttattaattgataatgattatttataaattgttaaatttaataaaaatttagttaaaaactaTTAGAATTTAATAATGATGTATTTATAATCAATCTTCTTAATAGTCTAATAGATAAGAACTTAAAACATGTAGTATTAGTTTAAAACAAATGAAGTAAAATACTCATATTTTGTAAAGTTTTCAGCTGTTATGCAACTCACGGAtggaaatattttttgtttgtctatGTATTTGATTTGGTCAACAAATCCGGACATTTGAGTagtaattttgtatatatatttaaatactctCTACTGGTTCATTTGGTTAGTTACGGTAGAAACGAGTAATTGTTTTGAAGAACTATTACACTGTACTCTGATCCAAATTAGTGTTAGGGTAGCCCGTAGCTAAATGACGTATGTAAACCTAAACTTCTCACATAACTGtggattttatttaaaaaagattcaaattctaaaagaatattatAACACATTTTTAGTTATCGCCTACACTTGCCCACAACGATAAACCAGTaagaattatttaaaatatgtacagCTGAATTATTATTACTAATGAAGAAAAGTAAAGCTAAAAGTAACTATAaatattactttatatatatatatatatatattacgtttccttttttattttaataaaaaaagctAAGATATTCTAAGAATGCAGCAAAATTCATGGGCATTCCGATCGAAATCCCCGCGGCGATGAAACCGAACGTCAATGTTTCACGTGGAGCTAGTTTCGCTGTCGCTGATGCTACTCTTCTCGGAGCTCCTGTGGAATCTGTAAGTCCAAAGTGTacataaattttcaaatatatatttacattagtaAATCcactaatataatatttatcaaaaaaatccaCTAATCTATTATATTCATCAACACATAACACGATATctgaccaaaaataaataaaagcttcACTTTAATATGTGCAAttgtaatattaattataatttttttagttgaaTCTTAATCAACAAGTGAGgaaattcaatcaaatgaaaGCGTCAAACTGGAACGATGACTTCGTCAAGAAGTCGCTGTTTATGATATACATTGGTGCTAACGATTACTTGAACTTCACCAAGAACAACCCTATCGCCGATGCATCTGCCCAACAAGCTTTTGTCACTTCCGTGACCAACAAGTTAAAGAACGATATTAGCTTATTGTATGCATCAGGAGCTAGTAAGTTCGTTATCCAAACCCTAGCACCATTGGGTTGCTTACCGATCGTCAGACAAGATTACAACACCGGGATGGACCAATGCCATGAAACTCTTAATAATTTGGCTAAACAACACAACGACAAAATCGGACCCATGTTGAACGAAATGGCTAGAACTGCTCCTGGTTTCCAGTTCACAGTCTTTGACTTCTACAATGTTATTCTTCGTAGGACGCAGAGGAGCTTAAACTACAGTGAGTTGGTTAATTACATCTATTACTTATGTGCTTTTTACCAAGTAAATACGTACTATACAAAACccatttaaatttgttattgcGACAGGGTTTTTGGTAACGAACTCATCGTGCTGCGGAGTTGGGACACACAATGCTTACGGTTGCGGTTTCCCCAACGTGCACTCGAAACTATGCGAGTACCAACGATCTTATTTATTCTTCGATGGGCGTCACAATACAGAGAAGGCACAAGAAAGTTTTGGTCATCTTCTTTTTGGAGCCGATCCAAATGTTATCCAACCGATGAACGTCCGTGAGCTCGTTACTTACCCAGTCGATGAACCAATGCGTGAGTTTTGGTTACCTACAACTTCGTCCGTGAGGGACTCTACCTCGTCATCAAGCCACGGTTACGAGTTCTACTGAGTCTATATAAAAATCTCTTATTTCACAAAATTCGGaatcttaatgtttttagtGACTCTAGCTCGTCATCTTGCTCGAGTGCGTTTCCCTCTGTAACAAAAGATTGTAGTTATTATTGGAattgaattaaatttaaagctatcaaaaattcaaaaccaaTATTTGTTCGTTTCCAATTTTGCTCCTAATTTCTAAGACCCAAATATTTGATTTGGATGTGATCTGCATACCCTAATAGACATGCTTTGCCCTAACGTACGGAAATTTGActtggtatttaaaaaaaacaattgctcttgtatatgtatatttgaattggtatttaaaaaactgatcttctatttattatatttactttaactATATATAACAAGTTTAGCCATGGCACTACAGATTATGAAGAtgataaaatttctaaattctCTTGTCGCTCGAGTTTTACCGGAAAAATACTACATATTAAGTTTACTATTGCGAGCTGCTGCTGTAGATTCTCCATTTTACGTATGGATTAGTTTATCAGCAGCGAGGCCCTTATTGCTTTTGGGTATACGTCAGAAGATCCATTCAGGGTGTGATGTGAAAGAAGTAGGACTGGTCATATCGGTTTAAATTTGGGTTTGGTTCGCTTTGGTTTGTTTGGGTCTTAGAAAATTTTAACCAAAGTCAATCGAAATTAGTTTGGTGCGTGTTTAGTTTGGTTCATatttagtttggtttgtgttCGGTTCTTTTGAGTTTGGGTTTATTTGTGTTTATTCAATTCAATCGAGttgatttttagttttgttcttgttcggttacaaaaatataatatatatataaaacctaAAATAAATCATCATATGACactaagttattattttttcatattaaaatgtaaaGTCAAAACTGTACAATAACAtgtatttcaataattttaaatcattattttgaatttagtataaatattaTAGGTAGTTTTTCGATTTTTATGATAGATTATGAACTTCacactattttatttattcttagTTATGGTTTTTTATTCATGTAgaagtaaaatgtataaaatatgtttattgtttaagttaagttgttaaatattttaaatcttaatattattagtatatttagttaatttaattaaataaatacttCGATATTTTTGGTTCAGTTCGATCTAATGGCGAACCAAACCATTTGGATTGATAAATTGGATATATAATTAGTTTGGTTTAGATCACTTTAGATTTGGTTGAGtctgtttggttcggttttccCACCGCTATAAAACAAAAGAGCAAGGTACTCAAGCTCGCTTTCAAAATATGAATAAGCGTATATATTAAACAAAGCTCTTAAAAACGGACCGCAACCTGAACCGGATAATTCAATAATCTAGTTCAATGTTTTTTAATATAGAAAACTAAAACTGAAGTTAGTAAATATGAtgcatagttaaaatataaattaatatcaaatataaaacagtatacatataaactatttttgttcatatggtagtttatatatttttgatagttttaatgatttttataaaGTTCAATAACTTTACGATCCAATCCAACTACTTGACTGATTCATAGTCGAATTAGTTATGAGGCCCAACCTGGCTACGTGGCCGGTTCATGGTCGAATCTGGTCTAAGCACTAGGTCGGTCCGGTTTTAACTTGATTTCGACACTTTCTAAGTATCTTTTAAGTTTAAGGATGTGTTTttgttagttatttgattataggaTCTGCTAGTgtatcccgcctaaattttagtaaaatttagggtttccgcctaaattttagaaGGATTTAGGTTTTCCGTCCAAATTTTAGAAGAATTTAGGTTTTCTGCCTAAATTGAAGTTTTCCATAAGTTTTCCAGGACaagtcttctcatgtattagatcttaaaagtaattaataaatgttataaaaaatattttgaaagggaaaaattgaaatcatgtattaataaacatCTCTAAATGATGAAAATtcagttttactaaaattaaattatttttaacatagatgagagtgaatgtagattgagtcatgataatttttaatttgacctatatgtgtttaatgacttatctaataacttgatttaaacactttaaatttttttttttttaagtttaaggaAGTGCTTTTTTGCTTTgttatttgattatagagtCTGGAAACTCCGAGAAGACTTTGGTTTAAAGTTTGAtaacatatgttatattatTGTTTGTATATAGGGTTTGATTTTGGAATCTTAACTTAATTTG includes the following:
- the LOC125601985 gene encoding inactive GDSL esterase/lipase-like protein 23 — encoded protein: MNWTYTSNLFSLLSSSLTFYTMAGNGSLATVLGLILVLTLFHNPITVAGQSIPAVALFTFGDSNFDAGNKQSLTKANVPQGFWPYGKSRDDPNGKFSDGFIAPDFVAKFMGIPIEIPAAMKPNVNVSRGASFAVADATLLGAPVESLNLNQQVRKFNQMKASNWNDDFVKKSLFMIYIGANDYLNFTKNNPIADASAQQAFVTSVTNKLKNDISLLYASGASKFVIQTLAPLGCLPIVRQDYNTGMDQCHETLNNLAKQHNDKIGPMLNEMARTAPGFQFTVFDFYNVILRRTQRSLNYRFLVTNSSCCGVGTHNAYGCGFPNVHSKLCEYQRSYLFFDGRHNTEKAQESFGHLLFGADPNVIQPMNVRELVTYPVDEPMREFWLPTTSSVRDSTSSSSHGYEFY